One genomic region from Amycolatopsis sp. FBCC-B4732 encodes:
- a CDS encoding YhgE/Pip family protein, with amino-acid sequence MNAFRIARNELRRLSTGTMPKLALVALVLVPLLYASFYLYANYDPYGRLDKLPAAVFTSDSGAKDASGQQRNVGREVTDELVKSGTFQWHEVSEQEARDGVRDDKYSFAIGIPSGFSAALLSVGNFQPQQATITLTTNDANNYLSGTIAKQVAEQVRKTIAEKVGSEAADRFLVGFSTIYAKIQEASTGAAQLADGATQLKSGQQKLADGAAQLADGSSKLATGLGTIKSGTASLPSKTQQLADGASQVATGDQKVADAASIAATASSDIQGKLDSYRSQLQTDLRDAGVPEAQVQAILAKADQLRSPVDQANGKIQQANGDLAKLADGARRVSDGAAQLAAASPQLASGVAEASDGANKLKDGASQLNDGEKTAVNGTNQLADGAVKLRDGLAAGLQQIPNPDDPTRNATANTIADPVAVNANGEASAGTYGAGLAPFFISLATWIGAFVLFLILRPLSTRALTAGAAPFRVAVGGWLSSALLGIAQVVVLFGAVTWLVGIHIAHPLGAIGFAVLVSLTFTSVVHALNAFFGAVGKFLGLVLLVLQLVSAGGTFPWQTIPDALYPLHVALPMGYAIDGFRHLFYSGATVNLLGDIGVLLAYLVGGILVSTLAARKRRVWTVSALKPELSL; translated from the coding sequence ATGAACGCCTTCCGCATCGCGCGCAACGAGCTGCGCCGCCTGTCCACCGGCACGATGCCGAAGCTCGCGCTGGTCGCGCTCGTGCTGGTACCGCTGCTCTACGCGTCTTTCTACCTCTACGCGAACTACGACCCGTACGGCCGGCTCGACAAGCTGCCCGCCGCGGTCTTCACCAGCGACAGCGGCGCGAAGGATGCGAGCGGGCAGCAGCGCAACGTCGGCCGCGAGGTGACCGACGAGCTGGTCAAGTCCGGCACCTTCCAGTGGCACGAGGTGTCCGAGCAGGAAGCGCGCGACGGCGTCCGCGACGACAAGTACTCGTTCGCCATCGGCATCCCGAGCGGCTTCTCCGCCGCGCTGCTGTCGGTCGGCAACTTCCAGCCGCAGCAGGCGACGATCACGCTGACCACCAACGACGCCAACAACTACCTGTCCGGCACCATCGCGAAGCAGGTCGCCGAGCAGGTGCGCAAGACGATCGCGGAGAAGGTCGGCAGCGAGGCGGCGGACCGGTTCCTGGTCGGCTTCTCCACCATCTACGCCAAGATCCAGGAGGCGTCGACCGGCGCGGCCCAGCTCGCCGACGGCGCGACCCAGCTCAAGTCGGGGCAGCAGAAGCTGGCCGACGGCGCGGCCCAGCTCGCGGACGGCTCGTCGAAGCTGGCGACCGGCCTGGGCACCATCAAGAGCGGCACCGCTTCCCTGCCTTCGAAGACGCAGCAGCTCGCCGACGGCGCTTCGCAGGTGGCCACCGGGGACCAGAAGGTCGCCGACGCGGCTTCGATCGCCGCGACGGCGTCGTCCGACATCCAGGGCAAGCTCGACTCCTACCGCAGCCAGCTCCAGACCGACCTGCGCGACGCCGGCGTGCCGGAGGCGCAGGTGCAGGCGATCCTGGCCAAGGCCGACCAGCTGCGCTCCCCCGTCGACCAGGCCAACGGCAAGATCCAGCAGGCCAACGGCGACCTCGCGAAGCTCGCCGACGGCGCCCGCCGGGTGTCCGACGGCGCGGCCCAGCTCGCCGCGGCGTCCCCGCAGCTGGCGAGCGGCGTCGCGGAGGCGTCCGACGGCGCGAACAAGCTGAAGGACGGTGCTTCGCAGCTCAACGACGGCGAGAAGACCGCTGTCAACGGCACGAACCAGCTCGCGGACGGCGCGGTCAAGCTGCGCGACGGGCTGGCCGCGGGCCTCCAGCAGATCCCGAACCCGGACGACCCGACCCGCAACGCGACGGCCAACACGATCGCGGACCCGGTGGCGGTGAACGCCAACGGCGAGGCGTCGGCGGGGACGTACGGCGCGGGGCTGGCCCCGTTCTTCATCTCGCTGGCCACGTGGATCGGCGCGTTCGTGCTGTTCCTGATCCTGCGGCCGCTGTCGACGCGGGCCCTGACGGCGGGCGCGGCCCCGTTCCGCGTCGCGGTGGGCGGCTGGCTGTCCTCGGCGCTGCTGGGCATCGCGCAGGTGGTCGTCCTCTTCGGCGCGGTGACGTGGCTGGTCGGCATCCACATCGCCCACCCGCTGGGCGCGATCGGGTTCGCGGTACTGGTGTCGCTGACGTTCACGTCGGTCGTGCACGCGCTCAACGCGTTCTTCGGCGCGGTCGGCAAGTTCCTCGGCCTGGTGCTGCTGGTGCTGCAGCTGGTCAGCGCGGGTGGCACGTTCCCCTGGCAGACGATCCCGGACGCGCTGTACCCGCTGCACGTGGCGCTCCCGATGGGCTACGCGATCGACGGCTTCCGCCACCTGTTCTACAGCGGCGCGACGGTGAACCTGCTCGGCGACATCGGCGTGCTGCTGGCCTACCTGGTGGGCGGGATCCTGGTGTCCACGCTGGCCGCGCGCAAGCGTCGCGTTTGGACGGTGTCCGCGCTCAAGCCCGAACTGAGCCTGTGA
- a CDS encoding ABC transporter ATP-binding protein, which produces MQVRADRVSLEGHHGTLLPPTSLTFGEGDLAIVHGEPGVGVTAFGLALAGRLKPTTGTVHAEGVDAGLTELVAVVDAPDVSEPDDALPLRVVAGEELALAHRPAGKEDVARWLGEHDAAPFAGTRFENLAPTLRTRLLTELAAERKGVRVLVLDTPDRHTSDVGSWAGLARELAGRGLAVVVLTATTPLSALPFPPARLGAAEQPEPQHHAPAPTEELPESTDEVSE; this is translated from the coding sequence GTGCAGGTCCGAGCCGATCGCGTGTCCCTCGAAGGGCACCACGGCACCTTGTTACCGCCCACCTCGCTGACATTCGGCGAAGGCGACCTGGCGATCGTGCACGGCGAACCCGGCGTCGGCGTCACGGCGTTCGGCCTGGCGCTGGCCGGGCGGCTCAAGCCGACCACCGGCACGGTGCACGCCGAGGGCGTCGACGCGGGCCTGACCGAGCTCGTCGCGGTCGTCGACGCGCCGGACGTCAGCGAACCCGACGACGCCCTGCCCCTGCGCGTGGTCGCCGGCGAGGAGCTCGCGCTGGCGCACCGCCCGGCGGGCAAGGAGGACGTCGCCCGGTGGCTCGGCGAGCACGACGCCGCGCCGTTCGCGGGCACGCGGTTCGAGAACCTCGCGCCCACCCTGCGCACCCGGCTGCTGACCGAGCTGGCCGCGGAGCGCAAGGGCGTGCGCGTGCTCGTCCTCGACACCCCGGACCGGCACACCAGCGACGTCGGCAGCTGGGCCGGGCTCGCGCGCGAGCTGGCCGGGCGCGGTCTCGCCGTCGTCGTGCTGACCGCGACCACCCCGCTGTCCGCGCTCCCCTTCCCGCCCGCGCGCCTCGGCGCCGCCGAGCAGCCGGAGCCGCAGCACCACGCCCCCGCCCCCACCGAAGAGCTCCCCGAGAGCACTGACGAGGTCTCCGAATGA
- a CDS encoding GNAT family N-acetyltransferase: MDIAEPLLAAHQARFAAVDALLPPAAPPAEGERLDAATAAGTQVTGVLQRQRFGPGDVPMLWSAADTWQLFPYFGDTGTEGVDVLLRALRGRLDAEATGDDSACVVLWPSRDAEAIRAFLDHGLVPLSAVAVRTAPPGAADPAVTVRRAGPADHAAAVALAEATFDYTGLVAAPRRANTADLLGPGLRAALDEDEPPVWLAEENGGIRALAHCAWVDSTPGSEAGELLPTGRWGYVNNVVTAPGERGSGFGRALMAHVHRELHRGGATRTYLYYNPTNPLASVFWHRQGYRPLWTSWEVRPASALR, translated from the coding sequence ATGGACATCGCCGAGCCGCTGCTCGCGGCCCACCAGGCGCGGTTCGCGGCGGTCGACGCGCTGCTCCCGCCCGCCGCACCGCCTGCCGAGGGCGAGCGGCTGGACGCGGCCACCGCGGCCGGCACCCAGGTGACCGGCGTCCTCCAGCGGCAGCGGTTCGGCCCCGGCGACGTCCCGATGCTGTGGTCGGCCGCCGACACCTGGCAGCTCTTCCCCTACTTCGGCGACACCGGCACCGAGGGCGTCGACGTGCTGCTGCGCGCGCTGCGGGGCCGGCTGGACGCGGAGGCGACCGGCGACGACTCGGCGTGCGTCGTCCTCTGGCCGAGCCGGGACGCCGAGGCGATCCGCGCCTTCCTCGACCACGGCCTGGTCCCGCTGTCCGCGGTCGCGGTGCGGACCGCTCCCCCGGGTGCCGCGGACCCGGCGGTCACCGTCCGCCGCGCCGGGCCGGCCGACCACGCCGCCGCGGTGGCGCTGGCCGAGGCGACCTTCGACTACACCGGCCTCGTCGCCGCGCCCCGCCGGGCCAACACCGCGGACCTGCTGGGACCGGGCCTGCGAGCCGCGCTCGACGAGGACGAACCGCCCGTCTGGCTGGCCGAAGAGAACGGCGGGATCCGGGCGCTCGCGCACTGCGCGTGGGTGGATTCGACGCCGGGGAGCGAGGCGGGCGAGCTGCTCCCGACGGGCCGCTGGGGGTACGTGAACAACGTCGTGACCGCGCCGGGCGAGCGCGGGAGCGGCTTCGGCCGGGCGCTGATGGCCCACGTGCACCGGGAGCTCCACCGCGGCGGCGCCACCCGCACGTACCTCTACTACAACCCGACCAACCCGCTGGCCTCGGTGTTCTGGCACCGGCAGGGCTATCGTCCGCTGTGGACGAGCTGGGAAGTGCGCCCCGCGTCGGCGCTCCGGTGA
- a CDS encoding GNAT family N-acetyltransferase — protein sequence MSSLEEQQNARFAALDPLLPPIAAPPAVSEPLLVDTGGRKAGGLLAHHVHPAGSWPTLWGPSEIWDLTPVPGDSGAAGLAALLDAWRERLRGTSPSADSGCTVAWPSRDTEASAVLLAHGFAPSTCLAVRPPDPPAEPGPARVTVRRAGDGDVEALTDLRLAEWRYTSLVGTAVQRPGARPLLRAEVVRALRFSGLVWLAEDDGVPAGLAACALAAPAPGDSIHGRLRPGRWGYVDTLSVAPAARGGGVGRALMAVAHRELLRPDALGTFLFYHPPNPLSPVFWHRQGYRPLWTMWIRRPAWS from the coding sequence GTGAGCTCCCTGGAGGAGCAGCAGAACGCGCGGTTCGCCGCGCTCGACCCGCTGCTGCCGCCGATCGCCGCCCCGCCCGCGGTGAGCGAGCCGCTGCTGGTGGACACCGGCGGCCGCAAAGCGGGCGGCCTGCTCGCCCACCACGTGCACCCGGCGGGCTCGTGGCCGACGCTGTGGGGCCCGTCGGAGATCTGGGACCTGACCCCGGTGCCGGGCGACAGCGGCGCGGCGGGACTGGCCGCGCTGCTCGACGCGTGGCGCGAGCGGCTGCGCGGGACGAGCCCGAGCGCGGACTCGGGCTGCACGGTGGCCTGGCCGAGCCGCGACACGGAGGCGTCGGCGGTCCTGCTGGCCCACGGCTTCGCGCCGTCGACGTGCCTGGCGGTGCGGCCGCCGGACCCGCCGGCGGAACCCGGGCCGGCGCGGGTCACCGTCCGCCGCGCCGGGGACGGCGACGTCGAAGCTCTGACCGACCTGCGGCTGGCCGAGTGGCGGTACACGTCGCTGGTCGGCACCGCCGTGCAGCGGCCGGGCGCGCGGCCGCTGCTGCGCGCGGAAGTCGTCCGCGCGCTGCGCTTCAGCGGCCTGGTGTGGCTCGCGGAGGACGACGGCGTGCCGGCCGGGCTGGCCGCGTGCGCGCTGGCCGCCCCGGCGCCGGGCGACAGCATCCACGGGCGGCTGCGGCCGGGGCGCTGGGGGTACGTCGACACGCTGTCGGTCGCGCCCGCGGCGCGCGGCGGCGGGGTGGGCCGGGCGCTGATGGCGGTGGCGCACCGGGAGCTGCTCCGGCCGGACGCGCTCGGGACGTTCCTCTTCTACCACCCGCCGAACCCGCTGTCCCCGGTGTTCTGGCACCGGCAGGGCTATCGTCCACTGTGGACCATGTGGATCCGGCGCCCCGCCTGGTCCTGA
- a CDS encoding class I SAM-dependent methyltransferase has product MPPEEPPAPGRHDAAEHHLGTAAVAYREVGGPEAAAANLAWWDADADDYQAEHGGFLGDADFVWCPEGVREAEARLLGDVRGKRVLEVGCGQAACSRWLTEQGAHAVATDLSAGMLRHAREGNERTGLAVPLVQANAEYLPLATGSFDAACSAFGAIPFVASVDAVFAEVHRVLRPGAPWVFSVTHPMRWIFPDDPGPLGLTATQPYFDRTPYVEVDDEGTATYVEYHHTLGDYVRALAAAGFALTDLVEPEWPAGHTREWGQWSPLRGKLFPGTAIFRTRRS; this is encoded by the coding sequence ATGCCACCGGAGGAGCCGCCCGCGCCGGGGCGCCACGACGCGGCCGAGCACCACCTGGGCACCGCCGCCGTCGCCTACCGCGAGGTCGGCGGGCCGGAGGCCGCGGCGGCCAACCTCGCCTGGTGGGACGCCGACGCCGACGACTACCAGGCCGAGCACGGCGGCTTCCTCGGCGACGCCGACTTCGTCTGGTGCCCGGAGGGCGTGCGGGAGGCGGAGGCCCGGCTGCTCGGCGACGTCCGCGGCAAGCGCGTGCTGGAGGTCGGCTGCGGGCAGGCCGCGTGCTCGCGCTGGCTGACCGAGCAGGGCGCGCACGCCGTGGCGACCGACCTCTCCGCCGGCATGCTGCGCCACGCCCGCGAAGGCAACGAGCGCACCGGCCTCGCCGTCCCGCTCGTGCAGGCCAACGCCGAGTACCTGCCGCTGGCGACCGGCAGCTTCGACGCGGCCTGCTCGGCCTTCGGCGCGATCCCCTTCGTCGCTTCGGTCGACGCGGTCTTCGCCGAGGTGCACCGGGTGCTGCGGCCCGGCGCGCCGTGGGTGTTCTCGGTGACTCACCCGATGCGGTGGATCTTCCCGGACGACCCGGGCCCGCTGGGGCTCACCGCCACCCAGCCCTACTTCGACCGGACCCCGTACGTCGAGGTCGACGACGAGGGCACCGCCACCTACGTCGAGTACCACCACACCCTCGGCGACTACGTCCGGGCGCTGGCCGCGGCCGGGTTCGCGCTGACCGACCTGGTCGAGCCCGAGTGGCCGGCCGGGCACACGCGGGAGTGGGGCCAGTGGAGCCCCCTGCGCGGGAAGCTCTTCCCCGGCACGGCGATCTTCCGCACGCGCCGCTCGTGA
- the rpsA gene encoding 30S ribosomal protein S1 gives MTTDTATAPTAPTGAPQVAINDIGSEEDFLAAIDKTIKYFNDGDIVEGTIVKVDRDEVLLDIGYKTEGVIPSRELSIKHDVDPAEVVTVGDEVEALVLQKEDKEGRLILSKKRAQYERAWGTIEELKEKDEPVKGTVIEVVKGGLILDIGLRGFLPASLVEMRRVRDLQPYVGRELEAKIIELDKNRNNVVLSRRAYLEQTQSEVRSEFLNALAKGQVRKGVVSSIVNFGAFVDLGGVDGLVHVSELSWKHIDHPSEVVEVGQEVTVEVLDVDMDRERVSLSLKATQEDPWRQFARTHAIGQIVPGKVTKLVPFGAFVRVEEGIEGLVHISELAERHVEIPEQVVQVNGDVMVKVIDIDLERRRISLSLKQANEGVTPDTEFDPTQYGMAAEYDAEGNYIYPEGFDPDTQEWQEGFDKQREEWERQYAEAHTRYEAHMKQVVKAVEADAEAAADAATGIEGGAESYTSGSAPADTKSSGGTLASDEQLAALREKLSGGA, from the coding sequence ATGACCACCGACACCGCCACCGCCCCGACCGCCCCCACCGGGGCCCCGCAGGTCGCCATCAACGACATCGGGTCGGAGGAAGATTTCCTCGCGGCTATCGACAAGACGATCAAGTACTTCAACGATGGCGACATCGTCGAAGGCACGATCGTCAAGGTCGACCGCGACGAGGTCCTGCTCGACATCGGCTACAAGACCGAGGGTGTCATCCCCTCGCGTGAGCTCTCCATCAAGCACGATGTCGACCCGGCTGAGGTTGTCACCGTCGGCGATGAGGTCGAAGCCCTGGTCCTCCAGAAGGAGGACAAGGAAGGCCGTCTGATCCTGTCCAAGAAGCGCGCGCAGTACGAGCGCGCCTGGGGCACGATCGAGGAGCTCAAGGAGAAGGACGAGCCCGTCAAGGGCACCGTCATCGAGGTCGTCAAGGGCGGCCTCATCCTGGACATCGGCCTGCGCGGCTTCCTCCCCGCGTCCCTGGTCGAAATGCGCCGCGTCCGCGACCTGCAGCCGTACGTCGGCCGCGAGCTCGAGGCGAAGATCATCGAGCTGGACAAGAACCGCAACAACGTGGTCCTGTCCCGCCGCGCCTACCTCGAGCAGACCCAGTCCGAGGTGCGCAGCGAGTTCCTCAACGCGCTCGCCAAGGGCCAGGTCCGCAAGGGCGTCGTGTCGTCCATCGTCAACTTCGGTGCCTTCGTGGACCTGGGTGGCGTCGACGGCCTGGTGCACGTTTCCGAGCTGTCCTGGAAGCACATCGACCACCCGTCCGAGGTCGTCGAGGTCGGCCAGGAGGTCACGGTCGAGGTCCTGGACGTCGACATGGACCGCGAGCGCGTCTCGCTGTCGCTGAAGGCGACCCAGGAAGACCCGTGGCGCCAGTTCGCCCGCACCCACGCGATCGGCCAGATCGTGCCGGGCAAGGTCACCAAGCTGGTTCCGTTCGGTGCGTTCGTGCGCGTCGAAGAGGGCATCGAGGGCCTGGTCCACATCTCCGAGCTGGCCGAGCGCCACGTGGAGATCCCGGAGCAGGTCGTCCAGGTCAACGGCGACGTCATGGTCAAGGTCATCGACATCGACCTCGAGCGCCGTCGCATCTCGCTGTCGCTGAAGCAGGCGAACGAGGGTGTCACGCCGGACACCGAGTTCGACCCGACCCAGTACGGCATGGCCGCCGAGTACGACGCCGAGGGCAACTACATCTACCCCGAAGGCTTCGACCCGGACACCCAGGAGTGGCAGGAAGGCTTCGACAAGCAGCGTGAGGAGTGGGAGCGCCAGTACGCCGAGGCGCACACTCGTTACGAGGCCCACATGAAGCAGGTCGTCAAGGCCGTCGAGGCCGACGCCGAGGCCGCCGCGGACGCCGCGACCGGCATCGAGGGTGGCGCGGAAAGCTACACCTCGGGTTCGGCTCCGGCCGACACGAAGAGCAGCGGTGGCACCCTCGCCTCCGACGAGCAGCTCGCGGCGCTCCGCGAGAAGCTCTCCGGCGGTGCGTGA
- a CDS encoding TetR/AcrR family transcriptional regulator: MATRHLPMRPADQGSRERFLDAALSVLVNRGVPSLTVRGVAEAAGASTISVYARFGGRSGLLDALYERTFDSLREMLETLPPSSSDGLADLLHLALEYRHFARESPARYALMFERPVPGFDPDPALRSAVLRTTFRMFIERVQRVSPPGTDAQAAAYQLWTAMHGLVGSELMLASRTPLTDWFIPPTEEANEAVYRQGVSAMMRGLGLR, translated from the coding sequence ATGGCCACCAGGCACTTGCCGATGCGCCCGGCCGACCAGGGCAGCCGAGAGCGCTTTCTCGACGCGGCGCTCTCGGTGCTGGTGAACCGGGGTGTTCCGAGCCTGACCGTGCGCGGGGTCGCCGAGGCCGCCGGCGCGTCGACGATCTCCGTGTACGCCCGCTTCGGCGGCCGCTCGGGTCTGCTCGACGCCCTGTACGAGCGCACTTTCGACTCGCTGCGGGAGATGCTCGAAACTCTGCCGCCGTCGAGCTCGGACGGTCTGGCGGACCTGCTGCACCTGGCGCTCGAGTACCGGCACTTCGCCCGAGAGAGCCCGGCCCGCTACGCGCTGATGTTCGAGCGCCCGGTCCCCGGCTTCGACCCGGACCCGGCGCTGCGCTCGGCCGTGCTGCGGACGACGTTCCGGATGTTCATCGAGCGCGTCCAGCGGGTCTCCCCGCCGGGAACGGACGCCCAGGCCGCCGCGTACCAGCTGTGGACCGCGATGCACGGGCTCGTGGGCTCGGAACTGATGCTGGCTTCGCGGACCCCGCTGACGGACTGGTTCATCCCGCCGACCGAAGAGGCCAACGAAGCGGTGTACCGCCAGGGCGTCTCCGCGATGATGCGCGGCCTCGGCCTGCGCTGA
- a CDS encoding HD domain-containing protein: MTLEVPDTALAREAAEYVRDTAGPLLYDHSARVYLFGALQGRRRGLEFDDELLYVAALFHDLGLVDGHRTDRRFELDGADEARRFLLTHGADPDRARIAWTAIALHTTPGIPEHMEPEIALVTAGVEYDVLGIGYHDLPAADRAAIVAAHPRPDFKRRILVAFTEGIRDRPDTTFGNVKADVLARFVPGFVRQDFVTTIEESPWED; encoded by the coding sequence ATGACCCTTGAAGTCCCTGACACCGCCCTCGCCCGCGAAGCAGCCGAGTACGTCCGCGACACCGCCGGCCCGCTGCTGTACGACCACTCGGCCCGCGTCTACCTCTTCGGCGCCCTGCAAGGCCGACGGCGCGGCCTCGAGTTCGACGACGAGCTGCTCTACGTCGCCGCGCTGTTCCACGACCTCGGCCTCGTCGACGGCCACCGCACCGACCGCCGCTTCGAGCTCGACGGCGCCGACGAGGCCCGCCGCTTCCTGCTCACCCACGGCGCCGACCCCGACCGCGCGCGGATCGCGTGGACGGCCATCGCCCTGCACACCACCCCGGGCATCCCGGAGCACATGGAACCCGAGATCGCCCTGGTGACGGCGGGCGTCGAGTACGACGTCCTCGGCATCGGCTACCACGACCTGCCCGCCGCGGACCGGGCCGCCATCGTGGCGGCGCACCCACGCCCGGACTTCAAGCGGCGCATCCTCGTGGCGTTCACCGAAGGCATCCGCGACCGGCCCGACACGACCTTCGGCAACGTCAAAGCCGATGTTCTCGCCCGCTTCGTGCCAGGCTTCGTCCGGCAGGACTTCGTGACCACGATCGAAGAATCACCCTGGGAGGACTGA
- a CDS encoding OsmC family protein has product MPDPGTVVVTATGDGTYTQQITTATHTLLADEPIAAGGADAGPNPYELLLASLGSCTAITLRMYADRKGIPLTRATIRLRHDRIHARDCEDCETEIGLLSRITREIELEGELDDEQRAKLMVIADKCPVHRTLSSEIVIETQETAH; this is encoded by the coding sequence ATGCCCGACCCCGGCACGGTAGTCGTCACCGCAACCGGCGACGGCACGTACACACAGCAGATCACCACGGCCACCCACACCCTGCTGGCCGACGAACCGATCGCGGCCGGCGGCGCCGACGCGGGCCCGAACCCGTACGAGCTGCTGCTGGCGTCCCTGGGTTCGTGCACGGCGATCACGCTGCGGATGTACGCCGACCGCAAGGGCATCCCCCTGACCCGAGCGACGATCCGCCTCCGCCACGACCGCATCCACGCCCGCGATTGCGAAGACTGCGAGACGGAGATCGGGTTGCTCAGCCGGATCACGCGCGAGATCGAGCTGGAGGGTGAGCTCGACGACGAGCAGCGCGCGAAGCTGATGGTGATCGCGGACAAGTGCCCGGTGCACCGCACGCTGTCGTCGGAGATCGTGATCGAGACGCAGGAAACCGCCCACTGA
- the coaE gene encoding dephospho-CoA kinase, producing MLRVGLTGGIGAGKSTVANRLAEHGAVLVDSDRIAREVVEPGTGGLARLVEEFGTEILAADGSLDRPVLAAKAFADDESRRRLNAIVHPLVGARTGELMAAARPDSIIVHDIPLLVENGLATAYHLVVVVDAPVEVRVRRLVSARGMPEDDARARIRAQASTEQRRAVADVWLDNGGAEDAVLAEVDALWADRLVPFEANVRLRRPRPPMSPKIAEYDLTWPAQAERVLARVRAAAGELARRADHIGSTAVPGLPAKDILDLQLNVATLDDADTLLELLSDAGFPRLTGDWCDDAQDGTGTWPKRLHVGADPKRPVNLHVRSTETPAWRLALLFRDFLRANPDERDDYRDVKLRLAAAHASDGTVEAYADEKQEWVNGVFARAEKWAATTGWTP from the coding sequence ATGTTGCGTGTGGGGTTGACGGGTGGGATCGGGGCCGGCAAGTCGACCGTGGCGAACCGGCTCGCCGAGCACGGGGCCGTTCTCGTGGACTCGGACCGGATCGCTCGCGAGGTCGTCGAGCCCGGGACCGGGGGGCTGGCGCGGCTGGTCGAGGAGTTCGGGACCGAAATCCTCGCCGCCGACGGGTCGCTCGACCGGCCCGTGCTGGCCGCGAAGGCGTTTGCCGACGACGAGTCGCGGCGGCGGCTGAACGCGATCGTGCACCCCCTCGTCGGCGCGCGCACCGGCGAACTGATGGCGGCCGCGCGGCCGGACTCGATCATCGTCCACGACATCCCGCTGCTCGTCGAAAACGGTCTCGCGACGGCGTACCACCTGGTCGTCGTGGTCGACGCGCCGGTCGAGGTGCGGGTGCGGCGGCTCGTCTCGGCACGCGGGATGCCCGAGGACGACGCCCGGGCGCGGATCCGCGCGCAGGCGAGCACCGAGCAGCGCCGCGCCGTCGCCGACGTCTGGCTCGACAACGGTGGCGCCGAAGACGCCGTGCTCGCCGAGGTCGACGCGCTGTGGGCGGACCGGCTGGTGCCGTTCGAGGCCAACGTGCGCCTGCGCCGCCCGCGGCCGCCGATGTCGCCCAAGATCGCCGAGTACGACCTGACCTGGCCGGCGCAGGCCGAGCGCGTGCTCGCCCGCGTCCGCGCCGCGGCGGGGGAACTCGCCCGCCGCGCCGACCACATCGGCTCGACCGCCGTCCCCGGCCTGCCCGCCAAGGACATCCTCGACCTGCAGCTGAACGTGGCCACCCTCGACGACGCGGACACGCTCCTGGAGCTGCTCTCCGACGCCGGGTTTCCCCGGCTGACCGGCGACTGGTGCGACGACGCCCAGGACGGCACCGGGACGTGGCCCAAGCGCCTGCACGTCGGCGCGGACCCGAAGCGGCCGGTGAACCTGCACGTCCGGTCCACCGAGACCCCCGCGTGGCGGCTCGCGCTGCTCTTCCGCGACTTCCTGCGCGCGAACCCGGACGAGCGCGACGACTACCGCGACGTGAAGCTCCGCCTGGCCGCGGCGCATGCCTCGGACGGCACGGTCGAGGCCTACGCCGACGAGAAGCAGGAGTGGGTCAACGGCGTGTTCGCCCGCGCCGAGAAGTGGGCGGCGACCACCGGCTGGACGCCCTAA
- a CDS encoding DUF402 domain-containing protein, producing the protein MAALHPPKVEVFDPAARENIDPKGIRREVDEYREEPFGLYLARPAPGRAQFHYLESWLVPGLGLRFTDFWFSPGHERDQDFYLDVVRVRRDGPRWVATDLYVDIVLKDKLSLRVIDSDELLEAHAAGLVTAEDAEYALTTTYAAVEGLAAHGYDLSAWLSTKDVSLTWRRHP; encoded by the coding sequence ATGGCCGCACTGCACCCCCCGAAGGTCGAGGTCTTCGACCCCGCCGCGCGCGAGAACATCGACCCGAAGGGCATCCGCCGGGAGGTCGACGAGTACCGCGAGGAGCCGTTCGGCCTGTACCTCGCGCGCCCGGCGCCGGGCCGCGCGCAGTTCCACTACCTCGAGTCGTGGCTGGTGCCCGGGCTCGGCCTCCGCTTCACCGACTTCTGGTTCTCCCCCGGCCACGAACGCGACCAGGACTTCTACCTCGACGTCGTCCGCGTCCGCCGCGACGGCCCGCGCTGGGTCGCCACCGACCTCTACGTCGACATCGTGCTGAAGGACAAGCTGTCGCTGCGGGTGATCGATTCCGACGAGCTCCTCGAGGCCCACGCGGCCGGCCTGGTCACCGCCGAAGACGCCGAGTACGCCCTGACGACGACCTACGCGGCGGTGGAAGGACTCGCCGCGCACGGCTACGACCTCTCGGCCTGGCTGTCCACAAAGGACGTCTCGCTGACCTGGCGACGGCATCCGTAG